One window of the Trifolium pratense cultivar HEN17-A07 linkage group LG2, ARS_RC_1.1, whole genome shotgun sequence genome contains the following:
- the LOC123911311 gene encoding PKS-NRPS hybrid synthetase cheA-like: MDDDHELPKKSREVVLGLRKQDPVEDAEPINCAIPVKYEATECEAPAIHIDTSEHFVPEETYKDRDELIKWVKGQAEKLHFTVVTVRSDQGLVSGKPSFVLGCERGGAYRPSNYKAKKKVSIEERGSRKIGCPFRLRGYLPKSKEWNLTIVSGIHNHVLDKALQGHLVAGRLKPEEKETVVEMTGNQIPPRNIMSTLKKRNPDSATSIKQLYNAKHRLKLAARGPRSEMQQLLKCLEENNYYFKVRTACESDTIQDLFFAHRKSIELFNTFSDVLLMDSTYKTNRYKMPLFEIVGCTSTNKTFGLGFAFLSNEKHDNFVWALQQVQQLLVDENCAPKVIVTDRDAALMSAIPDVFPNATPLVCRFHVKKNVSARCSVLCKIKHGEEEKQGDVVKNIMSQFYEVLNSPTEEAYAEAVLKFRTVCERWPRFYNYVKKTVLDTDEKKVVSAWTNRVMHFGNTTTNRAESSHAVLKKYLLDTNGDFVKVWGAIHDMLVNQHTEIQATFGISLSLQEHRYDDKPMYNLVVYKVSRTALGYIHEEAKRAEEVGMDSKKCGCVLQRTHGLPCACVIAKKIRHNRPIRLDEINNHWKKLVFNDREDVEQQVDDYSCLAEWNAIQERLRTVDVPMKIQIREQLRQIAFPQSTSLKPPVVVGKNKGVKRKGACGESSMTRSPSYWEHVEVQFPPSQSSQATPSSSKQKGARTGKVNPIEDRHIPFLDAMPLFMHSHIEDIVDVDGDGFCGFRVIALDTRNNQADYELIRLNLQKELSKHKDEYLTIFGSMERYQYLYDAFFPPTRRSSRRMAPREKWLTFPDMGHIIASYFNKVVVLLTKSERSGASETFFPLRGTPPQDPDSKILCIGGVPDHFVYVKLKQHCPLPPTCKTWTKYCTQEASSWQSSFVDRQADFVALMDNEKGAVVPRRKLQKGDSKECPIDCL, translated from the exons ATGGATGATGATCACGAGCTTCCAAAAAAGTCGAGGGAGGTTGTACTTGGCTTACGTAAACAAGATCCGGTGGAAGATGCCGAACCCATCAACTGTGCAATTCCAGTCAAATATGAAGCTACTGAGTGTGAAGCACCAGCTATTCACATTGATACAAGTGAGCATTTTGTGCCGGAAGAAACATATAAGGATCGAGATGAGTTGATTAAGTGGGTTAAGGGTCAAGCTGAAAAGTTACATTTTACAGTTGTAACTGTAAGATCGGACCAAGGATTGGTAAGTGGGAAGCCAAGTTTTGTGTTGGGTTGTGAAAGGGGAGGTGCGTACAGACCATCGAACTACAAGGCAAAGAAAAAGGTATCAATCGAAGAGAGGGGATCGAGGAAAATTGGTTGTCCGTTTAGACTCCGTGGTTATTTGCCGAAATCAAAGGAGTGGAATCTTACAATTGTGTCCGGCATTCACAACCATGTGTTGGATAAAGCTTTACAAGGTCACCTAGTTGCGGGGCGTTTGAAACCCGAAGAGAAGGAGACGGTTGTCGAAATGACCGGAAATCAAATCCCACCTAGAAACATCATGTCTACATTGAAAAAGAGAAATCCAGATAGTGCGACAAGCATCAAGCAATTGTACAATGCCAAGCATAGATTGAAACTTGCAGCTCGGGGGCCAAGGAGTGAAATGCAACAACTTTTGAAATGTCTGGAGGAGAACAACTATTATTTCAAAGTTCGAACAGCTTGTGAGTCTGACACTATTCAAGACCTTTTTTTTGCACATCGTAAATCTATCGAACTGTTCAATACTTTTAGCGATGTTTTGCTTATGGATTCCACATATAAAACCAACCGGTACAAAATGCCATTGTTTGAGATTGTTGGCTGCACATCGACTAATAAGACATTTGGACTTGGTTTTGCTTTTCTAAGTAATGAAAAACATGACAATTTTGTTTGGGCTCTACAACAAGTGCAACAACTTTTAGTGGACGAAAACTGTGCACCGAAGGTTATTGTGACTGACCGGGATGCCGCATTGATGAGTGCTATTCCCGATGTATTTCCAAATGCAACACCGCTAGTTTGTCGCTTTCATGTTAAGAAAAATGTCTCAGCTAGGTGCAGCGTGCTTTGTAAGATCAAACATGGTGAGGAGGAGAAGCAAGGGGACGTTGTTAAAAACATAATGTCTCAGTTTTACGAAGTGTTGAATTCTCCAACCGAGGAAGCATATGCTGAAGCGGTCTTAAAGTTTAGAACCGTATGCGAAAGGTGGCCTAGATTTTATAACTATGTCAAAAAAACGGTTCTAGACACTGATGAAAAGAAAGTTGTGAGCGCGTGGACAAACCGTGTAATGCATTTTGGTAATACTACAACAAACCGAGCTGAGTCATCACATGCTGTGCTAAAAAAATACTTGTTAGATACAAATGGTGATTTTGTCAAGGTTTGGGGAGCAATACATGATATGTTGGTTAACCAACACACTGAGATTCAAGCAACTTTTGGGATCAGTTTGTCGTTACAAGAGCACAGATATGATGATAAGCCGATGTACAATTTAGTGGTTTATAAGGTTTCAAGAACTGCATTGGGTTACATTCATGAAGAAGCCAAGAGGGCTGAGGAAGTTGGCATGGATAGCAAAAAGTGTGGTTGTGTGTTACAACGCACCCATGGATTGCCGTGTGCTTGtgttattgctaaaaaaattcgCCACAACCGACCTATTAGGCTGGATGAGATTAACAACCATTGGAAGAAGTTGGTTTTCAATGACCGGGAGGATGTTGAACAACAAGTTGATGACTATTCTTGCTTGGCGGAGTGGAACGCTATTCAG gagcGTTTGAGAACAGTCGATGTCCCCATGAAAATACAAATTAGAGAACAGCTGCGACAGATTGCATTCCCACAGTCTACGTCATTGAAACCTCCGGTTGTGGTTGGAAAGAATAAAGGGGTAAAAAGAAAGGGTGCTTGCGGGGAAAGTTCGATGACTCGGTCTCCTTCCTATTGGGAGCATGTGGAGGTGCAATTTCCGCCTAGCCAATCATCACAAGCAACACCATCATCTTCCAAACAAAAGGGTGCACGTACCGGTAAAGTTAATCCAATCGAAGATCGACATATTCCATTTCTTGATGCAATGCCATTGTTCATGCATTCGCATATTGAGGATATAGTTGATGTCGATGGTGATGGTTTCTGCGGATTTCGTGTTATTGCTTTGGATACTCGCAACAATCAAGCTGATTATGAGCTAATTAGACTAAACTTGCAAAAGGAGCTAAGTAAGCACAAGGACGAATATTTGACGATATTTGGTTCTATGGAGCGTTATCAATATCTATATGACGCTTTCTTTCCACCGACGAGAAGGTCTAGTCGGCGCATGGCACCTAGAGAAAAGTGGCTAACGTTTCCAGACATGGGGCACATCATTGCCTCATACTTCAACAAGGTAGTAGTGTTGCTGACTAAGAGTGAAAGGTCTGGAGCTAGTGAAACTTTTTTTCCATTGCGAGGCACTCCTCCACAAGACCCGGATTCTAAGATTTTATGTATCGGAGGGGTTCCAGATCATTTTGTCTATGTTAAGTTGAAGCAACATTGTCCATTACCTCCGACCTGTAAGACGTGGACTAAGTATTGTACGCAGGAAGCTTCTTCGTGGCAGAGTAGTTTCGTGGATAGACAAGCGGATTTCGTGGCATTGATGGATAATGAAAAAGGCGCTGTTGTTCCGAGACGTAAACTTCAAAAGGGAGACTCTAAAGAATGTCCAATCGATTGCTTGTAG